GCTTACAGGCGATCGCCACAGCCCGTCGTTTGGGCGCAGTCGTCGAAGCCTTCGACATCCGCCCGGAAACCAAAGAACAAGTACAAAGTTTAGGCGCTAAATTCGTTGATGTCGAACTCAAAGAAGAAACAGTCGCCACGGGTGGTTACGCAAAAGAATTATCTGAAGCCGCCAAAGAATACACCCGCCAAGTGCTCACCCAACACGTCAGCGCTTCCGATGCAGTGATTACAACTGCTCAAGTTCCTGGCAGAAAAGCACCTATTTTAGTTACTAGAGAAATGGTTTCTCAAATGAAACCCGGATCGGTAATTGTTGACCTCGCAGCCGAACAAGGCGGCAACTGCGAATGTTCTGAAGCAGGGAAAGATGTTGAATGGAACGGCGTTAATGTCATCGGCCCGATTAATGTACCATCATCAATGCCTGTACACGCCAGCGAAACTTACTCGAAAAATATCTCGGCTTTACTTCAATTGATGGTAAAAGATAAGGAACTCAATTTAAATTTTGAAGATGATATCATTGCTGGTTCTTGTGTCGCCCACAATGGCGAAATTAGTAATCAGCGAGTTCGGGATGCTTTGGCTGCTCAGGCTTCAGTAGTCAGTTAGTCGGTTCATAAAAATATCCCGGCGATTGAAATCGCGGAGTTTACGGGCACACAAACAATGTCCCGGCGATTGAAATCGCGGCTACACAAACAATGTCCGCCTCCGCGGACTAACAAATATCCCGGCGATTGAAATCGCGGAGTTTACGGGCACACAAACAATGTCCCGGCGATTGAAATCGCGGCTACACAAACAATGTCCGCCTCCGCGGACTAACAAATATCCCGGCGATTGAAATCGCGGAGTTTACGGGCACACAAACAATGTCCCGGCGATTGAAATCGCGGCTACACAAACAATGTCCGCCTCCGCGGACTAACAAATATCCCGGCGATTGAAATCGCGGAGTTTACGGGCACACAAACAATGTCCGCCTCCGCGGACTAACAAATATCCCGGCGATTGAAATCGCGGAGTTTACGGGCACACAAACAATGTCCGCCTCCGCGGACTAATCGAGTTATTTCCAATTACCAATTACCAAGTGTTATGGCAGAAGGATTGATTGCAGGTTTAGTGGTGTTTACTCTAGCGTCGTTTGTGGGATTTGAAGTAATCAATAAAGTCCCGCCGACGCTGCACACACCTTTGATGTCGGGTTCCAATGCGATTTCGGGAATTGCCGTTTTAGGCGCAATTCTGATTTCGGGCCAAGGTAATGTGACTGTTACTTCGATTTTGGGGACGATCGCGATCGCCCTAGCCACAATCAACGTAGTCGCCGGTTTCTTAGTAACCGATCGAATGCTGCAAATGTTTAAGAAAAAAGAGGTTAAAGCGTGAGCGATTTTCTGCCCAGTGGCATTCAGCTAGGCTATCTAGTAGCCGCATCTTTATTTATCGTCGGTTTGAAACAATTGGGTTCCCCGGCGACGGCGCGTCAAGGAAATGTGTTAGCTGCGATCGGGATGTTTATTGCGATCGTCGGTACTTTACTCGAAAAGCAAGTAGTTAGCTACGAGCTCATTACAGTGGGAATTATCGTCGGTTCCATTTTGGGAACAATTATGGCGAAAACCGTCGCGATGACAGATATGCCGCAGATGGTGGGTTTGCTTAACGGTTTCGGGGGCGCGGCTTCTGCACTCGTTGCTGTGGGCGAATTCTGGCGCTATCTCAGCATCCCGGAATCGCCAACTCCCGATGCAACAATCACGATTCTTTTGGGCGTTTTAATCGGCGGAATTACGTTTACTGG
This DNA window, taken from Microcoleus sp. bin38.metabat.b11b12b14.051, encodes the following:
- a CDS encoding Re/Si-specific NAD(P)(+) transhydrogenase subunit alpha, whose product is MKLAIAKEVEAEERRVALVPDVVARLVKQGVEVWVEAGAGAKSFFSDLAYEQAGARVVADTATLWGEADVVVKIGEFKESEVHQLREGGVCIGFLNPLGNPALVQRLADRKVTAFSMEMIPRTSRAQSMDALSSQANIAGYKAVLIAACALPKYFPMLTTAAGTIRPAKILVMGVGVAGLQAIATARRLGAVVEAFDIRPETKEQVQSLGAKFVDVELKEETVATGGYAKELSEAAKEYTRQVLTQHVSASDAVITTAQVPGRKAPILVTREMVSQMKPGSVIVDLAAEQGGNCECSEAGKDVEWNGVNVIGPINVPSSMPVHASETYSKNISALLQLMVKDKELNLNFEDDIIAGSCVAHNGEISNQRVRDALAAQASVVS
- a CDS encoding NAD(P) transhydrogenase subunit alpha, whose protein sequence is MAEGLIAGLVVFTLASFVGFEVINKVPPTLHTPLMSGSNAISGIAVLGAILISGQGNVTVTSILGTIAIALATINVVAGFLVTDRMLQMFKKKEVKA